The genomic DNA CCTATCGACCGAGGCGCGTGCGCATCGTTTACCTGAGTGGAACTGCCCAGCTTGGCGGAGCGGAACGCTGCCTGCTGGACGTGATGCAGAGCGTGCATGCCGATCAACCGGCGTGGACGTTGATGCTCGTCGCGCCGCGCGACGGTCCGCTGGTGGAGCGCGCGCGCGCGTTGGGGTTTGGCGCCGAAGTCGTGCCGATTCCGAACAGCGTGGCGAGGCTGGGCGACTCGGCTACGCGGGGGCATCTGTTCCGACTGCTGGCGTTGGGCGCGCGCGCGGTGGGAGCGGCAGGGGGCGTAGCGCGCTATCGACGCCGGCTCCGGCGTGCGTTGGAGCGCCTGCGGCCCGATGTGGTGCACACCAACGGGTACAAGATGCACGTGATGGGCGCGTGGAGCCGCCCGCGTTCGGCGGCGCTGCTGTGGCACCTACATGACTACGTGTCGTCGCGTCCGATGATGGCGCGGGCGATGCGGCGTGTTTCACGGGACTGCGATGCCGCGGTGGCGGTATCGCCGAGCGTGGCACGGGACATGGCGCCATACTGGCGCGGGCGGTCGCCGGTGGCTGTGGTGCTGAATGGTGTTGACGTCGACGCGTTCCGGCCCGATGGACCGCGGGCCGATCTCGATGGACTGGCAGGTCTGCCGCCAGCTCCGCCGTCGACCGTCCGCGTGGGGCTCGTGGCGACGCTGGGGCGGTTCAAGGGGCACGACGTGTTTCTGCGGGCCATCGCGCGTCTTCCGCAGGAGCTGCCACTGCGTGCATATGTCGTGGGCGGATCGTTGTACGAAACGCGAGGCAGCGAAGTCTCACTGGACACTCTGCGGCAGATGAGCCACGAGCTCGGCATCGAGGCACGGGTGGGATTCACGGGGTTCGTGAGCGAACCGGCCACGGCGATGCGGGCGCTGGACGTGATCGTGCATGCGACGACGGTGCCGGAGCCGTTCGGGCTCGTGATTGTGGAGGGGATGGCATGCGGTCGAGCGGTGATCGCGAGCGCGGCTGGAGGTGCGGCGGAGATCGTCGATGCGGAGGTCGACGCATTGACCCATGTACCCGGCGACGTGGGTGGGTTGGCGGTAGCGATCGAGCGGTTGGTGGTGGATGATGCATTGCGCCGCCGGCTCGGGGCCGCTGGGCGGCGGAGCGCGGAGTTGCGATTCAATCGCGATCGACTGGGCACGGCGATGGTTCCGATCTATCGAACCGCGGTGGCGAGCGCGGGGAAGGAGCGGCGGTCGGCATGAAACTTCTACACGTCTATAGCGGCAACCTCTACGGCGGCGTCGAGGCGATGCTCGTGACGCTGGCGTGCGAACGGGCCGCGTTCCCGGCGCTCGACGCGCAATTCGCGCTGTGTTTCGATGGCCGGCTGGCGCGCGAGCTCCGGGCCTGCGGGATGCCGGTGCATCTGCTCGGCGGCGTGCGGGCCAGCCGTCCGTCCACGATCGTGCGCGCGCGACGGGCGCTGCGGGCGCTGCTCGCGGAGACGAAGCCGGACTTCGTGATGTGCCATTCGGCGTGGTCGTACTCCATTTTCTCACCGACGGCCCGACGGGCGGGATTTCCGGTGGGATTCTGGCTCCATGACGCGGTGCGGGGCAGCCACTGGACGGAGCGGTGGGCGCGGCTGCGGCAACCGGACGTCGTGATCTACAACAGCGCGTATACCGGGCGCACGGTCCCAACCGTCTTCCCGCGCGCGCCATCGGCGATGGTGTATTGCCCGGTGTCGGCCGCCGTGGCGCCGCCCGCGGCGCGCGCCGAGATGCGCGCGGAGTTCGGGGTGGCGCCGGACACGGCCGTCATCGTGCAGGTGGGCCGGCTCGAGCGGTGGAAGGGACACGCGTTGCTGTTGCACGCGCTCGGCTTCCTCGGCGATCTGCCGGGCTGGGAGTGCTGGATCGTGGGCGGCGTGCAGCGGGCATCGGAACGCGCGTATGAAGCACAATTGCGCACGCTGGCGGTATCGCGCGGGGTTCGCACCCGTGTGCGGTTTCTCGGGGAGCGCGACGACATTTCGCGGGTGCTCGCGGGTGCCGACGTCTTCTGCCAACCCAACGCGCAGGCGGAGCCATTCGGCGTGGCGATCATCGAAGCGCTGTATGCCGGGATTCCGGTCGTCGCCACGGACATGGGCGGACCGTCGGAAATCCTGGCCGGCGAATCGTGCGGCATTCTGGTGCCGCCGAAGCAACCGCACGAGTTGGCGAATGCCTTGCGGGGACTGATCGAGAACGTGCCGCGCCGGCGAGCCATGGGCGCGGCGGGTCCGGCGCGGGCCCGCGCGTTGTGCGATCCGGCGGCGCGGCTCGAACAGCTCAACGACGTCCTGATGGGCGCGATCCGGAGAAAGTCGGAAGCATGAGCGGAACGGCGCCCGATCTGGACACGCGCGCGCGGCAGTCGCTCGGCACGAGCGGTGACGCCATCTACGCCATGGTCGACGCGCTCGTGGGCGAGCGACACGCCGGCGGCGGCGTGCTGGCGGACATCGGATGCGGCACGGGGCTGCTCTGGTCGCGGCTGCAGGGGCGGTTCGCCCGGTGTTTGGGTGTGGATGCGGTGCGCTACGAGGGGCTCGATGGGGCGATCGAATTCGTGGCGCACGATCTGGATCGGCCGGGCATTCCGCTGCCGGCGGCGTGCGCCGACGTGGTGACGGCGGTGGAGACGATCGAGCATCTGGAAAATCCGTGGGCATTCATGCGCGAGTTGGCCCGGCTGGCAGCGCCGGGTGGGTGGGTGGTGGTGACGACGCCCAATCAGCTCAGCGTATTGAGCAAGCTGACGCTCGTGCTGAAGAACGGGTTCAATGCGTTTCAGGAGGCCTCGTATCCGGCGCACCGTACGGCGTTGCTCGAAGTCGATCTGCGGCGGCTGGCGGGCGAAGCGGGGCTGACGCAGGCGGAAGTGCGGTACTCGGGTGAGGGGCGGCTGCCGTTCACGGGCCGGCACTACCCGCGTGCGCTCGGCGCCTTCTGGCCGCGCGGGTGTTCGGACAACGTGGCGATCGTGGCGCGCAAACCGGTGGGGGCGCGATGACGATGCCGGCATCGCCGGCCATGATGTCGAGCCAGGGCCGCGCGGTGGTTCTGGCGCCCGCGGAGCGCGAAGCGGATTTCTGGGTTCGGTGGTTCATCATCATCCAGGTAGTCTCGCAGTTGGCGATCATCAGTCCGCTGGGCAGCATGCGGATGATGTTCCGGATGGCGGCGTTCGGATCGAGCCTGGTGTTTCTCGTCCTCGTGCGCGGGAGATCCGGCGGGCACCCGGCGCGGACCGCGGCCCTCATCGTGGTCGTGATTCTGTGTCTGGCGGTATTCAACCCGACGGCGGCGGCGCTGCCCGCCGCGCTGGCGCAGGTGGGGCTCTACGTGGCGATTCTGGCCCCGCTGTTCTGGGTGCCGCGGTTGACCGTGGCCACGAAGACGTTGCGAGACGTGCTGCTGATTCTCTGGCTGTTCCACACCGTGGGATCGGTGGTGGGCGTGCTCCAGGTGTATTACCCGGGCCGTTTCCAACCCAACGTCTCGCCGGTGATCCTCTCGCTGGGCCACGGCTACGTGGAGAGCCTGAAAATCACGACGTCCGGAGGGATCCGCGTTTTCCGACCGATGGGGCTGACGGACGTGCCAGGGGGCGCGTCGAGTTCAGGGTTCTACGCCGTGGTGCTGGGGATCGGGATGTTCTTCACGACGCAGCGCCGATGGCTGTCGATGGCGGCGATCGGGAGCATCCTGCTCGGCCTGATGTGCCTGTATCTGTCACAGGTGCGGGCGATGATGGTGATCACGGGCGTCAGCATCGTCGGCGTGACGGCCATTCTGGCGCTGCGCCGCGATTACAAGCGGCTATCGGCCTTCAGCGTGGTGCTGGTCGTGGTACTCGTGGGAAGCTTCCGGAGCGCGGTGTCCCTGGCGCGGGGCAGCGTGGAAGAACGGCTGGGGACGCTCACGGCGGGGACGCCGGAACAGGTGTACGCGCAGAATCGCGGGGGGTTCCTGAGCCAGGCGTTCAACGAGTTGCTGCCGGAATACCCGCTAGGGGCAGGGATCGGTCGGTGGGGGATGATGAACGGG from Gemmatimonadaceae bacterium includes the following:
- a CDS encoding glycosyltransferase, whose amino-acid sequence is MRIVYLSGTAQLGGAERCLLDVMQSVHADQPAWTLMLVAPRDGPLVERARALGFGAEVVPIPNSVARLGDSATRGHLFRLLALGARAVGAAGGVARYRRRLRRALERLRPDVVHTNGYKMHVMGAWSRPRSAALLWHLHDYVSSRPMMARAMRRVSRDCDAAVAVSPSVARDMAPYWRGRSPVAVVLNGVDVDAFRPDGPRADLDGLAGLPPAPPSTVRVGLVATLGRFKGHDVFLRAIARLPQELPLRAYVVGGSLYETRGSEVSLDTLRQMSHELGIEARVGFTGFVSEPATAMRALDVIVHATTVPEPFGLVIVEGMACGRAVIASAAGGAAEIVDAEVDALTHVPGDVGGLAVAIERLVVDDALRRRLGAAGRRSAELRFNRDRLGTAMVPIYRTAVASAGKERRSA
- a CDS encoding class I SAM-dependent methyltransferase encodes the protein MSGTAPDLDTRARQSLGTSGDAIYAMVDALVGERHAGGGVLADIGCGTGLLWSRLQGRFARCLGVDAVRYEGLDGAIEFVAHDLDRPGIPLPAACADVVTAVETIEHLENPWAFMRELARLAAPGGWVVVTTPNQLSVLSKLTLVLKNGFNAFQEASYPAHRTALLEVDLRRLAGEAGLTQAEVRYSGEGRLPFTGRHYPRALGAFWPRGCSDNVAIVARKPVGAR
- a CDS encoding glycosyltransferase family 4 protein, which gives rise to MKLLHVYSGNLYGGVEAMLVTLACERAAFPALDAQFALCFDGRLARELRACGMPVHLLGGVRASRPSTIVRARRALRALLAETKPDFVMCHSAWSYSIFSPTARRAGFPVGFWLHDAVRGSHWTERWARLRQPDVVIYNSAYTGRTVPTVFPRAPSAMVYCPVSAAVAPPAARAEMRAEFGVAPDTAVIVQVGRLERWKGHALLLHALGFLGDLPGWECWIVGGVQRASERAYEAQLRTLAVSRGVRTRVRFLGERDDISRVLAGADVFCQPNAQAEPFGVAIIEALYAGIPVVATDMGGPSEILAGESCGILVPPKQPHELANALRGLIENVPRRRAMGAAGPARARALCDPAARLEQLNDVLMGAIRRKSEA